From a single Bacillus kexueae genomic region:
- a CDS encoding (Fe-S)-binding protein, giving the protein MNTLLWVNFIAFLIVTAYGVSLFVYLIKTRIAYIKLGKKAEFDGKVKERLERVKVNVFGQKKLLKDKKMGWVHVVFFYGFILVQFGALDFILKGIVPDTHLPLGPLYPLFTFFQEIVTFFILVAVVVAFYRRYIEKLVRLKRGFKSGLVLIFIGGLMLSVLLGNGMNIIWHDHSLTWSEPIASSFAFLLGFVGKTGAAVIFYVAWWVHLLILLTFLVYVPQSKHAHLIAGPANVYYSRLTNPGKLEKIDFEDESQETFGVGKIEDFNQTQLIDLYACVECGRCTNMCPATGTGKILSPMDLIVKLRDHLTEKGAVVTSKQPWVPTFAFAHTKGNQLATMAASAGGQEVAATIDYNPSLIGDVITEEEIWACTTCRNCEDQCPVMNEHVDKIIDLRRYLVLTEGKMDADAQRAMQNIERQGNPWGLNRREREKWREAREDVHVPTVKELQKEGEEFEYLFWVGSMGSFDNRSQKIALSFAKLLNEAGVKFAILGNKEKNSGDTPRRLGNEFLFQDLATKNIAEFEKLGVKKIVTIDPHAYNIFKNEYPDFGLEAEIYHHTELLHQLVKEGKLKPQFEVNETITFHDSCYLGRYNEVYEPPREILKAIPGVKLVEMERNRDTGMCCGAGGGLMWMEEDTGSRINVARTEQALAVNPSVISSGCPYCLTMLSDGTKAKEVEENVHTYDVAELLEKSVFGEQPKELVS; this is encoded by the coding sequence ATGAATACACTATTATGGGTGAATTTCATTGCGTTCTTAATTGTAACCGCTTACGGGGTTTCGTTGTTTGTATACTTAATTAAGACGCGAATCGCCTATATAAAACTCGGGAAAAAAGCCGAGTTTGATGGAAAAGTGAAAGAACGTTTAGAAAGAGTTAAAGTAAATGTTTTCGGACAGAAAAAATTATTAAAAGATAAAAAGATGGGCTGGGTCCATGTCGTATTCTTTTACGGTTTCATTCTTGTTCAATTCGGTGCACTTGATTTTATTCTAAAAGGAATCGTCCCAGACACTCATCTACCACTTGGTCCTCTCTATCCATTATTTACATTTTTCCAAGAAATCGTCACATTTTTCATTCTAGTAGCAGTCGTAGTAGCCTTTTATCGTCGTTATATTGAAAAGCTTGTTCGTTTGAAAAGAGGATTCAAATCGGGTCTCGTTTTAATCTTTATCGGCGGACTTATGCTTTCTGTTTTATTAGGAAATGGTATGAACATCATTTGGCACGATCACAGCTTAACATGGAGTGAGCCAATCGCCTCGTCCTTTGCCTTTTTATTAGGTTTTGTTGGCAAAACGGGTGCGGCCGTCATTTTTTACGTCGCTTGGTGGGTGCATTTACTCATTTTATTAACATTCCTTGTTTACGTTCCACAATCGAAGCACGCTCACTTAATTGCCGGTCCTGCCAATGTGTATTATAGTCGTTTAACAAACCCTGGAAAGCTTGAAAAAATTGATTTTGAAGATGAATCACAAGAGACATTTGGTGTAGGGAAAATTGAAGACTTTAATCAGACGCAGCTCATTGATTTGTACGCCTGCGTAGAATGTGGTCGTTGTACGAATATGTGTCCAGCAACGGGGACGGGTAAAATCCTTTCACCGATGGACTTGATTGTAAAGCTTCGTGACCATCTAACAGAAAAAGGTGCAGTCGTTACATCTAAGCAGCCTTGGGTTCCAACGTTTGCTTTTGCACACACGAAAGGGAACCAATTGGCAACGATGGCTGCATCAGCAGGAGGACAAGAAGTTGCGGCAACGATTGACTATAATCCAAGTTTAATTGGAGATGTCATTACTGAAGAAGAGATTTGGGCATGTACGACATGTCGAAATTGTGAAGATCAATGTCCAGTCATGAATGAACATGTGGATAAAATTATCGACTTACGCCGTTATCTCGTGTTAACGGAAGGTAAAATGGATGCCGATGCACAGCGTGCGATGCAAAACATTGAACGTCAAGGGAACCCTTGGGGACTGAATCGTCGCGAACGAGAAAAATGGCGTGAAGCTCGTGAAGACGTCCATGTACCAACGGTTAAAGAGTTACAAAAAGAAGGGGAAGAATTTGAATATTTATTCTGGGTTGGTTCGATGGGATCATTCGATAATCGCAGCCAAAAAATTGCCCTTTCTTTTGCCAAATTATTAAATGAAGCGGGTGTTAAGTTCGCAATCTTAGGAAATAAAGAGAAAAACTCTGGAGATACACCTCGTCGTCTTGGAAATGAGTTCTTATTCCAGGATTTAGCGACAAAGAACATTGCAGAGTTTGAAAAATTAGGTGTGAAGAAAATCGTCACGATTGACCCGCATGCTTATAATATTTTCAAAAATGAGTATCCAGATTTCGGTTTGGAAGCGGAAATCTATCATCACACTGAATTGCTACATCAACTTGTTAAAGAAGGAAAATTAAAGCCTCAATTTGAAGTGAACGAAACCATTACGTTCCATGATTCTTGTTATTTAGGACGCTACAACGAAGTGTATGAACCACCACGTGAGATCCTTAAAGCGATTCCAGGTGTTAAGTTAGTCGAAATGGAACGAAATCGTGATACTGGAATGTGCTGTGGAGCAGGTGGCGGATTAATGTGGATGGAAGAAGATACAGGAAGCCGCATTAACGTCGCGCGAACGGAGCAAGCCTTAGCAGTGAACCCAAGCGTCATCAGTTCCGGTTGTCCGTACTGTTTAACAATGTTAAGCGATGGTACGAAAGCGAAAGAAGTAGAAGAAAACGTTCATACGTACGATGTAGCAGAGCTTCTAGAGAAATCTGTATTTGGTGAACAGCCGAAAGAACTTGTTTCTTAA
- the cls gene encoding cardiolipin synthase: protein MEVIGIIFLIFITLLVLVALDFQLGRQYFVKHQRDRTFSRRMSDLTLITDGESLYEELFQSIQKSTHSIHILFFIVRNDDISNTFYTLLKEKAKEGVEVRLLLDFVGSFRLKRKTKAELKRSGVQVEFSRRPTFPFFFYSLQSRNHRKLAIIDGKEGYFGGFNIGKEYIGRNPNLGFWRDYHLKCEGEGVLDLQAQFLDDWFESTGEDLRNMKRYFPPLPKGRIEHHFVPTYGNRLEQHFLSFIEQAKEELYICSPYFIPSKAIMKALIQSLERGVQMTIMVPIKSDHPFVKEASLPYFAPLLQRGAAIYQYDYGFYHAKVIIVDEHVCDIGTANFDQRSLYLNDEINCFIYDRSFIQLVKEAVTHDLQKAKLLTTKQLTDMRTNARFRVQLATLLAPLL, encoded by the coding sequence ATGGAAGTAATCGGTATCATCTTCCTCATATTCATTACGTTGCTTGTACTTGTCGCTCTCGATTTTCAGTTAGGTCGACAATACTTCGTCAAACACCAACGCGACCGAACATTTTCAAGGAGAATGAGTGATTTAACGTTAATAACCGACGGAGAAAGTTTATATGAGGAATTGTTCCAAAGCATCCAAAAGAGCACACATTCTATTCATATCTTATTTTTTATCGTTCGGAACGACGATATTAGTAACACTTTTTATACTTTGCTGAAAGAAAAAGCAAAAGAGGGTGTAGAAGTGCGACTTCTATTGGATTTTGTCGGGTCCTTTCGTCTTAAACGAAAAACGAAAGCGGAGTTAAAGCGGAGCGGTGTTCAAGTTGAATTTTCACGAAGACCTACCTTCCCCTTCTTTTTTTACTCCCTCCAGTCACGCAATCATCGAAAACTAGCCATCATAGATGGGAAAGAAGGCTATTTCGGTGGTTTTAATATTGGCAAGGAATATATCGGACGAAACCCAAACCTCGGTTTTTGGCGTGACTACCACCTTAAATGCGAAGGTGAAGGGGTACTTGATTTACAAGCTCAATTTCTAGATGATTGGTTTGAGTCCACAGGCGAAGATCTTCGGAACATGAAGCGTTATTTCCCACCGCTACCGAAAGGACGTATTGAGCATCACTTTGTTCCTACATACGGAAACCGATTAGAGCAACATTTTCTTTCGTTTATTGAGCAAGCGAAAGAAGAACTTTATATTTGTTCTCCGTATTTTATACCTAGTAAAGCGATTATGAAGGCACTGATTCAGTCTCTAGAACGAGGGGTGCAGATGACCATCATGGTCCCCATTAAATCGGACCACCCATTCGTAAAGGAAGCTTCCCTTCCGTATTTCGCTCCTTTGCTCCAACGGGGAGCAGCCATTTACCAATACGATTATGGCTTTTATCATGCAAAAGTCATTATCGTTGATGAACACGTTTGCGATATCGGAACAGCGAACTTTGACCAGAGAAGTTTGTATTTGAACGATGAAATCAATTGTTTCATATACGATCGTTCATTTATTCAACTTGTCAAAGAGGCAGTTACCCATGATTTACAAAAAGCGAAATTATTAACGACAAAGCAATTAACTGATATGAGAACGAATGCTCGTTTTAGGGTTCAATTAGCTACACTACTCGCTCCTTTGTTGTAA
- a CDS encoding RNA polymerase sigma factor codes for MGNADIVNIIKTHRPHIERTVRKAVKNASLVDDIVQDVCIKIYKYFQTHEVPSNLVGWLTTVSKNTATDHLRKLKRNQDLLEEIQQEVQNPLTAPSIKGPEEQVISKQTIQSVKETLNQLDDETRKILILRQQGLAYHEISDQLNLPLNTVKTKIFRGRKQLMSNLLNKEVF; via the coding sequence ATGGGAAATGCCGATATTGTAAACATTATCAAAACTCATCGGCCACATATTGAAAGGACCGTTCGAAAAGCTGTGAAAAATGCCTCTCTTGTCGATGATATCGTGCAAGATGTTTGTATTAAGATTTATAAATACTTTCAAACGCACGAGGTTCCGTCGAATTTAGTAGGATGGCTCACAACGGTATCGAAAAATACCGCAACCGACCATTTGCGAAAATTAAAACGTAACCAAGACTTGTTGGAGGAAATTCAACAGGAAGTGCAGAACCCGCTCACTGCTCCAAGTATTAAAGGACCAGAGGAGCAAGTGATTTCGAAGCAAACGATTCAATCGGTAAAAGAAACACTTAATCAACTCGATGACGAAACGAGAAAAATTTTAATCCTTCGTCAGCAAGGACTTGCGTATCATGAGATCTCAGACCAATTAAATCTTCCACTTAATACGGTAAAAACGAAAATATTTCGCGGAAGAAAGCAATTGATGTCTAATTTATTGAATAAGGAGGTCTTTTAA
- a CDS encoding peptidoglycan-binding domain-containing protein, whose protein sequence is MKKWMKSLVGVGVCSALFLNSFQAASADTGMERSLASTSYYTKAYTCTASSSWTNYLSSESNGYSWVKSVGEKGYVKNSSGTLLGVVLNDTSIDFSYSYLIKRGSTGSKVSAVQKTLNCLGYNAGTVDGIFGSQTEAAVKAFQRDKGLAVDGIVGKNTYYYLSFSK, encoded by the coding sequence ATGAAAAAATGGATGAAAAGTTTAGTTGGTGTGGGTGTTTGTTCAGCATTATTCTTAAATAGTTTTCAAGCTGCTTCTGCAGATACTGGAATGGAGCGCTCATTGGCAAGTACCAGCTATTATACGAAAGCGTATACTTGTACCGCATCCTCTTCTTGGACAAATTACTTAAGCTCAGAAAGTAATGGTTATAGTTGGGTAAAAAGTGTGGGAGAAAAAGGATATGTGAAAAATAGTAGTGGAACGTTACTTGGGGTCGTATTAAACGATACGTCGATTGATTTTAGCTATTCTTACTTAATTAAAAGAGGATCGACAGGAAGTAAAGTGAGTGCCGTACAAAAAACGCTCAATTGTTTAGGGTATAATGCGGGGACTGTGGATGGAATATTCGGCTCACAAACAGAAGCCGCAGTAAAGGCATTTCAACGAGATAAAGGACTAGCAGTAGACGGCATTGTTGGAAAGAATACGTACTATTACTTATCCTTTTCAAAATAA
- the argS gene encoding arginine--tRNA ligase, producing MNIVEQVKDRLKEEVKAAVLKANLATEEEIPAVILETPKDKAHGDYSTNMAMQLARIAKKAPRFIAEDIIANFDKSKASIEKIEIAGPGFINFYMNNSYLTDLIPTIIEAGPRYGESNAGGGQKIQVEFVSANPTGSLHLGHARGAAVGDSLCNILDKAGYDVTREYYINDAGNQIHNLALSCEARYLQALGQEAEMPEDGYYGQDIIEIGKKIAEEYGDRFLHESHEERLKFFREYGLKFQMDKLKKDLDEFRVPFDVWYSETSLYETGKVEEALNLLRENGHIYEEDGATWFRTTPFGDDKDRVLIKKDGSYTYLTPDIAYHKDKLNRGFEKLINIWGADHHGYIPRMKAAIEALGYDRDTLEVEIMQMVSLYKNGEKVKMSKRTGKAVTMRELVEEVGLDAVRYFFAMRSGDSHLDFDLDLAVSQSNENPVYYAQYAHARICSILRQGEELGLTYEGELALNEISSEKEIELLKKIGEFPMVVAEAAEKRIPHRITNYIFDVASALHSFYNAEKVLDQEHVEKSRARLALVKATQITLQNALQLVGVSAPEKM from the coding sequence ATGAACATCGTCGAGCAAGTGAAAGATCGGCTGAAAGAAGAAGTGAAGGCGGCGGTTTTGAAAGCTAATTTAGCTACGGAAGAAGAAATTCCAGCGGTTATTTTAGAAACACCGAAGGATAAAGCACATGGAGACTATTCAACAAATATGGCGATGCAATTAGCACGCATTGCGAAAAAAGCGCCTCGCTTTATTGCCGAGGATATTATCGCAAACTTCGATAAATCTAAAGCATCGATTGAGAAGATTGAAATCGCAGGACCTGGATTCATTAACTTCTACATGAATAATTCGTACTTAACGGATTTAATTCCGACAATTATTGAAGCAGGTCCACGCTACGGAGAGTCAAATGCTGGTGGCGGACAGAAAATCCAAGTGGAATTTGTTTCGGCTAACCCAACAGGATCTCTACACCTAGGACATGCTCGCGGTGCGGCTGTTGGTGACTCTTTATGTAATATTTTAGATAAAGCTGGTTATGACGTTACACGTGAGTATTACATTAACGATGCAGGTAATCAAATTCATAACTTAGCGCTTTCTTGTGAAGCTAGATATTTACAAGCGCTTGGACAAGAGGCAGAAATGCCAGAGGACGGCTATTACGGTCAGGATATTATTGAAATCGGGAAAAAGATTGCAGAAGAATATGGTGATCGTTTCTTACATGAAAGCCACGAAGAGCGCTTAAAGTTTTTCCGTGAGTACGGATTAAAGTTCCAAATGGACAAGCTAAAGAAAGATCTAGATGAGTTCCGCGTTCCATTCGATGTATGGTATTCTGAAACTTCCTTATATGAAACGGGGAAAGTTGAAGAAGCATTAAACCTACTTCGTGAAAATGGCCATATTTATGAAGAAGATGGAGCGACTTGGTTCCGTACAACACCTTTTGGTGATGACAAAGACCGTGTATTAATTAAAAAAGATGGCTCTTACACTTACTTAACACCGGATATTGCTTATCATAAAGATAAGTTAAACCGTGGCTTTGAAAAGCTTATTAACATTTGGGGAGCAGACCACCACGGATACATCCCTCGTATGAAGGCAGCCATCGAAGCGTTAGGGTACGATCGCGATACGCTTGAAGTAGAAATTATGCAAATGGTCAGCCTTTATAAAAACGGTGAAAAGGTGAAGATGAGTAAACGTACGGGTAAAGCCGTAACGATGAGAGAGCTTGTCGAAGAAGTTGGTCTTGATGCTGTTCGTTACTTCTTTGCCATGAGAAGCGGAGATTCGCACTTAGACTTTGATTTAGATTTAGCTGTATCACAATCGAATGAAAACCCTGTTTATTACGCTCAATATGCACACGCTCGAATTTGCAGCATTTTACGTCAAGGGGAAGAGTTAGGCTTAACTTACGAAGGAGAGTTAGCATTAAACGAAATCTCCTCCGAAAAAGAAATTGAGCTATTAAAGAAAATCGGTGAATTCCCAATGGTTGTTGCAGAAGCAGCAGAGAAGCGAATTCCACATCGCATCACGAACTATATTTTTGACGTTGCATCTGCTCTTCATAGCTTCTACAATGCTGAAAAAGTTCTTGATCAAGAGCATGTCGAGAAATCACGCGCACGTTTAGCGCTTGTTAAAGCAACGCAAATCACTCTTCAAAACGCCCTTCAATTAGTGGGTGTATCAGCGCCAGAAAAAATGTAA
- a CDS encoding DUF1934 domain-containing protein — protein MMKNGVPVQIHVHNVIQQGDDQNVIEFWTTGYYSTKDGATYIQYEEEHDFGHVKSLLKWTENELYIMRSGAVKMRQRFIEQQQTISNYETQYGTFRLATLTKSLGISTNQTDNRGTLKVHYDLNIGEEKHVHTLTIEYKEEQS, from the coding sequence ATGATGAAAAATGGAGTACCTGTTCAAATCCATGTCCATAATGTGATTCAACAAGGTGACGATCAAAACGTCATCGAATTTTGGACAACAGGATATTATTCAACAAAAGATGGTGCGACGTATATACAATATGAAGAAGAGCATGATTTTGGTCATGTTAAATCGCTTTTAAAATGGACTGAAAATGAGCTTTACATCATGCGTTCAGGTGCTGTTAAGATGAGGCAACGCTTTATCGAACAACAGCAAACGATTTCGAACTATGAGACCCAGTACGGAACGTTTCGTCTTGCCACGTTAACGAAATCATTGGGAATCAGTACAAATCAAACAGATAATCGTGGTACACTGAAAGTACACTACGATTTAAATATTGGAGAAGAAAAACACGTACATACATTAACGATTGAATACAAGGAGGAACAGTCATGA
- the speB gene encoding agmatinase, whose product MRFDEAYSGNVFIKSHPSFEESEAVIYGMPMDWTVSYRPGSRFGPTRIREVSIGLEEYSPYLDRELEEVKYFDAGDIPLPFGNAQRSLDMIEEFVDDVLKAGKFPLGMGGEHLVSWPVMKAMYKKYPDLAIIHMDAHTDLREEYEGEPLSHSTPIRKVAELIGPENVYSFGIRSGMKEEFEWAKENGMHIAKFEVLEPLKEILPKLAGRPVYVTIDIDVLDPAHAPGTGTVDAGGITSKELLASIHEIARSDIHVVGADLVEVAPIYDHSEQTANTASKLIREMILGWVQKRP is encoded by the coding sequence ATGAGATTTGATGAAGCGTATTCTGGTAATGTTTTTATTAAAAGCCACCCTTCTTTTGAAGAAAGCGAAGCGGTCATTTACGGGATGCCAATGGATTGGACGGTAAGCTACCGTCCGGGCTCACGTTTTGGCCCTACGCGTATTCGTGAAGTATCGATCGGACTTGAAGAATACAGCCCGTATTTAGACCGTGAACTAGAAGAAGTAAAATATTTTGATGCAGGGGATATTCCGCTTCCGTTCGGAAATGCACAAAGAAGTCTTGATATGATTGAAGAGTTCGTTGATGATGTCTTAAAGGCTGGGAAGTTTCCACTTGGAATGGGTGGAGAGCATCTTGTATCATGGCCTGTCATGAAGGCGATGTATAAAAAGTATCCGGACTTAGCGATCATTCATATGGATGCTCACACTGACTTGCGTGAGGAATACGAAGGGGAGCCATTATCTCACTCCACGCCAATTCGAAAAGTTGCTGAATTAATCGGACCGGAAAACGTGTATTCATTTGGGATCCGTTCAGGCATGAAGGAAGAGTTCGAGTGGGCGAAAGAAAACGGCATGCACATTGCCAAATTTGAAGTGTTAGAACCGTTAAAGGAAATCTTACCTAAGCTTGCGGGAAGACCGGTATATGTCACGATCGACATCGATGTATTAGACCCAGCGCATGCACCGGGGACAGGTACAGTAGATGCAGGCGGTATTACGTCAAAGGAGCTACTTGCTTCCATTCATGAAATTGCCCGTTCTGACATCCATGTTGTCGGAGCAGACTTAGTAGAGGTAGCACCGATTTATGACCATTCAGAACAAACGGCTAACACAGCAAGTAAATTAATTCGTGAAATGATCTTAGGATGGGTACAAAAACGTCCATAA
- the speE gene encoding spermidine synthase — protein MSGLWYTEKQTENFGITMKIKRTLHTEQTEFQKLEMVETEEFGNMLYLDGMVMTSQKDEFVYHEMVAHVPLFTHPNPENILVVGGGDGGVIREVLKHPSVKKATLVEIDGKVIEYSKKYLPEIAGQLDDPRVEVKVDDGFMHIAQSENEYDVIMVDSTEPVGPAVNLFTKGFYAGISKALKEDGIFVAQTDNPWFTPELITNVQRDVREIFPITRLYIANIPTYPSGLWTFTLGSKKHDPLNVNEDRFHEIDTKYYTKDIHKAAFVLPKFVEDLTK, from the coding sequence ATGAGTGGATTATGGTATACAGAAAAGCAAACAGAAAACTTTGGAATTACAATGAAAATTAAGCGCACTTTACATACAGAGCAAACGGAGTTTCAAAAGTTAGAAATGGTTGAAACAGAAGAGTTCGGAAATATGCTTTATTTAGACGGGATGGTCATGACTTCTCAAAAAGATGAGTTCGTTTATCATGAAATGGTTGCACACGTACCGTTATTTACGCATCCGAACCCAGAAAACATACTCGTTGTAGGAGGCGGAGACGGAGGAGTTATCCGTGAAGTATTAAAGCATCCAAGTGTGAAGAAAGCGACACTCGTTGAAATCGACGGAAAAGTAATCGAGTATTCGAAAAAATATTTACCTGAAATTGCAGGTCAGTTAGACGATCCACGTGTAGAAGTAAAAGTCGACGATGGATTTATGCATATCGCACAAAGCGAAAACGAGTATGATGTGATTATGGTTGACTCTACGGAGCCAGTTGGTCCTGCAGTAAACTTATTTACGAAAGGGTTCTATGCAGGTATTTCGAAGGCGTTAAAAGAAGATGGAATTTTCGTTGCGCAAACAGACAACCCTTGGTTTACGCCGGAGTTAATTACAAATGTACAACGTGATGTACGTGAAATCTTCCCGATTACGCGCCTTTACATTGCGAACATCCCAACGTACCCAAGTGGTTTATGGACATTTACATTAGGATCTAAAAAGCATGATCCGTTAAATGTGAACGAAGATCGCTTCCACGAAATTGACACGAAATACTACACAAAAGACATTCATAAAGCGGCATTCGTACTACCGAAGTTCGTCGAAGATTTAACAAAGTAA
- a CDS encoding transglycosylase domain-containing protein — translation MELTTPKKITVKTIRALFFIHLIGFIVMGIVLSTILILAKLEGPPSISVPQSTVLYAQDGSKIGETHHGQKRYWVSLEDISEHVVEATIAVEDRHFYDHHGFDYKRIVGAAVADLKAMAKVQGASTITQQYARNLYLEHDKTWKRKLMEAFYTIRLEMNFEKEEILEGYLNTIYYGHGAYGIEAAARYYFDKHASELTMEEATLLAGIPKGPSYYSPYVHFDRAKDRQELILSLMAKEGFITEEQATKAAKQAITLKEQEQVATVKIAPYFQDMVLQELKDILNVDEQFIETKGLQVYTTIDPKLQEIAEQTMNSVMDDSSDIQLGFVAIDPKSGKVRALIGGRDYNESPFNRATQAKRQPGSTIKPLLYYKAIENGFTPSTSLRSEPTTFRYGEHEETYEPSNYNDYYANEEIPLMQALALSDNIYAVKTHLFMGMEQLVNAGEQFGIESPIKKVPSAALGTSPVSVMEMVNAYGMFANGGKKIAPVYIERIEDGDGNVLYKENTRPETVLDPQATFVTTHMMMGMFDSKLNGYTTVTGQKIMDLLTRPYAGKSGSTKADSWMIGFSPQLVAGVWTGYDKGKTITFATERLYAKQIWAQFMEEALEDRSVKQFRPPKGVVGVYIDPSSGLLASPTCPVARLTYYVAGTEPTDYCIDHLEHTEQKKNENKEEETEDPSFLERIIPWL, via the coding sequence ATGGAATTAACAACTCCTAAAAAAATAACTGTTAAAACAATCCGAGCGCTATTTTTTATTCATCTTATCGGTTTTATTGTAATGGGGATTGTCCTATCAACCATTCTCATTTTAGCCAAATTAGAAGGTCCTCCTTCTATATCCGTACCACAATCGACTGTACTCTATGCACAAGATGGTTCGAAAATCGGGGAGACCCACCATGGACAGAAACGTTATTGGGTTTCATTAGAAGATATATCCGAACATGTCGTCGAAGCGACCATTGCTGTTGAAGATCGTCATTTTTATGACCATCACGGGTTTGATTACAAGCGAATTGTTGGGGCGGCCGTTGCCGATTTAAAAGCAATGGCAAAAGTTCAAGGAGCTAGTACAATCACACAGCAATATGCGAGAAACTTGTATTTAGAGCATGATAAAACGTGGAAGCGAAAACTGATGGAAGCTTTTTACACGATACGTCTTGAAATGAACTTTGAAAAGGAAGAAATTCTTGAAGGCTATTTAAACACGATTTATTACGGGCATGGAGCTTACGGGATTGAAGCAGCGGCGCGCTATTACTTTGATAAACACGCAAGTGAATTAACGATGGAAGAAGCTACACTGCTTGCTGGGATTCCAAAGGGGCCAAGCTATTACTCCCCTTATGTTCATTTTGACCGGGCAAAAGATCGACAAGAGCTTATTTTATCGTTAATGGCAAAAGAGGGGTTTATTACAGAAGAACAAGCCACAAAAGCTGCCAAGCAGGCCATAACATTAAAGGAACAAGAACAAGTAGCAACGGTCAAAATTGCACCATACTTTCAAGACATGGTCTTACAGGAATTGAAAGACATATTGAATGTCGATGAGCAGTTTATAGAAACGAAAGGATTACAAGTCTATACAACGATTGACCCAAAGCTACAAGAAATAGCCGAACAAACGATGAATTCGGTCATGGACGATAGCTCAGACATCCAGCTTGGTTTCGTTGCGATCGATCCAAAATCAGGGAAGGTAAGAGCATTAATCGGTGGAAGAGATTATAACGAAAGTCCGTTTAATCGAGCGACGCAAGCGAAGCGCCAGCCAGGTTCTACGATTAAACCACTTTTGTATTACAAAGCAATTGAAAATGGCTTTACCCCTTCGACCTCTCTTCGAAGCGAGCCGACCACCTTCCGCTATGGAGAACATGAGGAAACGTATGAACCTAGCAATTACAATGACTATTATGCAAATGAAGAGATTCCTTTAATGCAAGCTTTAGCCCTTTCCGATAATATTTACGCGGTTAAAACACATTTGTTCATGGGAATGGAGCAATTAGTGAATGCAGGTGAACAATTTGGGATCGAAAGTCCGATTAAGAAGGTGCCTTCCGCTGCATTAGGGACCTCACCGGTAAGCGTGATGGAAATGGTTAATGCATACGGCATGTTCGCAAATGGCGGCAAAAAAATTGCTCCGGTTTACATTGAGAGAATTGAAGACGGCGATGGAAATGTTCTTTATAAAGAAAATACACGACCAGAAACTGTGTTGGACCCTCAAGCTACATTCGTGACCACGCATATGATGATGGGAATGTTTGATTCAAAGTTAAATGGATACACAACGGTTACAGGTCAAAAGATTATGGATTTGTTAACACGACCATATGCGGGAAAATCTGGTTCTACAAAGGCCGACAGTTGGATGATCGGATTTTCTCCTCAACTCGTTGCCGGCGTTTGGACCGGATATGATAAAGGAAAAACGATCACTTTTGCAACTGAACGATTATACGCCAAACAAATATGGGCACAATTTATGGAAGAAGCGTTAGAAGATCGGTCGGTTAAACAATTTCGACCACCTAAAGGTGTTGTCGGGGTTTACATTGACCCGTCAAGCGGTTTACTCGCTTCGCCAACTTGCCCTGTTGCCCGCTTAACCTATTACGTAGCTGGCACAGAGCCAACCGACTACTGTATCGATCATCTTGAGCATACAGAACAAAAAAAGAACGAAAACAAAGAGGAAGAAACAGAAGATCCGTCCTTCCTTGAGAGAATCATTCCATGGTTATAA
- a CDS encoding YwhD family protein, which translates to MENKKKSIGFNIIKNDPTDGHKSYGIGALSLDNVSPVFVDIEEGEAFVDIGAMHARSQVERGIKFIPNKEEVPNGKPYWLVWVTIDRKEEGPYYAGVTACEMTVDKEARRGYKSLPEHVNKMDKSLKRKIMVDHMDDKSKEVLANFLKSHDENMWNLSSEELKEGLRV; encoded by the coding sequence ATGGAAAATAAGAAAAAAAGCATTGGCTTTAACATTATTAAAAATGATCCGACTGACGGACATAAAAGCTATGGGATTGGAGCATTAAGCTTAGATAATGTTTCACCTGTATTCGTTGATATCGAAGAAGGAGAAGCGTTTGTTGATATCGGCGCAATGCATGCACGAAGTCAAGTTGAACGTGGCATTAAATTCATTCCGAACAAAGAAGAAGTACCAAACGGAAAGCCGTATTGGCTCGTTTGGGTAACAATTGACCGTAAAGAAGAGGGACCTTATTACGCAGGTGTTACTGCATGTGAAATGACTGTTGATAAAGAAGCACGTAGAGGTTATAAATCACTACCTGAACATGTCAATAAAATGGATAAATCATTGAAGCGTAAAATTATGGTGGACCATATGGACGATAAATCGAAAGAAGTGTTGGCAAACTTCTTAAAGTCTCACGATGAGAACATGTGGAATCTTTCAAGTGAGGAATTAAAAGAAGGTCTTCGTGTGTGA